A single Venturia canescens isolate UGA chromosome 1, ASM1945775v1, whole genome shotgun sequence DNA region contains:
- the Aptx gene encoding aprataxin: MSTGCQRLTTVLKPFKKSKFSFVKMKHTIVASNTGATPARKRHWREGLLETMENPESIVKEDDQVTVIKDKYPKSRHHYLVLPKDDIHSIKKLTKEHENLLTHMEKIGQEVADQHQDYEFILGYHAVPSMARLHLHVISTDFDSPCLKNKYHWNSFTTPFFRPSQSIREELRDLGYIKQMSSSESEKYLKKDLICHKCSYRPKNLPDLKKHLVEHINVN; encoded by the exons ATGTCCACTGGCTGTCAACGATTAACGACAGTCCTAAAACCCTTTAAGAAGAGTAAGTTTTCCTTTGTGAAGATGAAACACACTATTGTTGCTTCCAATACTGGAGCTACTCCAGCGAGAAAAAGACACTGGCGAGAGGGTTTGTTAGAAACTATGGAAAACCCAGAATCCATAGTAAAAGAAGACGACCAGGTGACAGTTATTAAGGACAAATATCCCAAGTCGCGTCATCACTATCTCGTTCTTCCGAAAGATGATATCcactcaataaaaaaattaaccaaagagcacgaaaATCTCTTAACacatatggaaaaaattggtcaagaaGTCGCAGATCAACATCAGGATTACGAATTCATCCTCGGATATCATGCTGTCCCGAGCATGGCTCGGTTACACTTGCATGTTATAAGTACCGATTTCGATAGTCCCtgtttgaaaaacaaatatcaCTGGAATTCTTTCACAACGCCTTTCTTCCGACCTTCACAAA gtATTCGAGAGGAACTCAGGGATCTTGGTTATATCAAACAAATGAGTAGCAGCGAGAGCGAAAAGTACTTGAAAAAAGACTTGATATGTCACAAATGTTCATATCGACCAAAAAATCTGCCAGATCTCAAGAAACATTTGGTAGAGCATATAAATGTAAACTAA
- the Pdk1 gene encoding 3-phosphoinositide-dependent protein kinase 1 — protein sequence MSPPTNDVTNGVVVVVVASDELTPRVPPTGSPAIITTSLATHKRTPKDFIFGKVIGEGSFSTVYLAKDIHTSREYAIKVCDKRYIIKEKKIEYVKREKEVLNMLSGAKHSFVRLFCTFQDLDRLYFVLSYAKNGELLPYINKVGSFDIECTKFYSAEILRGLEYLHGLGIIHRDLKPENILLDEKMHILITDFGSAKILKEDPAETSQQKTNQNSTTATATATATTTTTTATATNVEKSDEPRQRRNSFVGTAQYVSPEILTNKSASRASDLWALGCIVYQMVAGLPPFRSRSEYLIFQKILKLDYEIPDGFCPLAKSLVKQLLVLEASERLGATDEHGAGYPAIRAHEFFKGVDFETLHEQTPPPIYPYLPGTSEHEELRSHYRVPDHLEPGLDDRQLTRLLGLGIADESIPDKSQSATNKTTTTTSSHSNVATATTATTTTTSTAATSTATVTSNTNVSVTNNLEKPFRKSTTGIADLTEDEIKSRLEKQRSSDPWHSFVDENVILKRGFVNKRKGLFARRRMLLLTTGPHLYYVDPVNMVLKGEIPWSPELRVEPKNFKIFFVHTPNRTYYLEEPEGFALEWCRAIEEMRVHCYGLREKIEG from the exons ATGTCACCGCCGACGAATGACGTTACCAAtggcgtcgtcgtcgtcgtcgtcgcgtcGGACGAACTTACGCCTCGAGTTCCACCTACCGGAAGCCCGGCAATAATAACGACGTCGCTCGCTACTCACAAACGTACGCCCAAAGATTTCATCTTTGGGAAAGTGATCGGGGAGGGCAGCTTTTCGACC GTTTACCTGGCGAAGGACATACACACGAGTCGGGAATACGCGATAAAAGTATGCGACAAGCGGTACATCatcaaagagaaaaagatcGAGTACGTGAAACGAGAGAAGGAAGTATTGAACATGCTCTCCGGTGCGAAACACTCGTTCGTACGTTTGTTTTGCACCTTCCAAGATCTCGATCGTCTGTACTTTGTACTATCGTATGCGAAGAACGGTGAACTTTTGCCCTACATCAACAAGGTCGGTTCGTTCGATATCGAGTGTACGAAATTCTATTCCGCCGAAATACTTCGTGGTCTCGAATACCTCCACGGTTTGGGTATAATCCATCGTGATCTCAAGCCCGAAAACATTCTCCTTGACGAGAAGATGCATATCTTGATCACCGACTTTGGTAGCGCGAAAATCCTCAAAGAAGATCCAGCAGAGACGAGCCAGCAGAAAACGAATCAAAATTCGACCACCGCAACGGCAAcggcaacagcaacaacaacaacaacaaccgcAACAGCGACGAACGTCGAAAAATCAGACGAGCCAAGACAAAGAAGAAATTCTTTCGTTGGCACCGCCCAGTACGTCTCACCCGAAATATTGACCAACAAATCAGCCAGTCGAGCGTCCGATCTTTGGGCCTTGGGTTGTATCGTTTATCAAATGGTCGCCGGATTACCGCCATTCCGATCAAGAAGCGAGTATCTCATATTCCAAAAGATCCTCAAACTCGATTACGAAATACCCGATGGCTTTTGTCCATTGGCGAAATCGTTGGTCAAGCAGCTGCTCGTCCTGGAGGCGAGCGAACGTTTGGGCGCGACGGACGAGCATGGCGCTGGTTATCCGGCCATAAGAGcccacgaatttttcaaaggcGTCGATTTCGAAACGCTTCATGAACAAACTCCACCACCGATTTATCCGTACTTGCCGGGTACCTCCGAACACGAGGAACTCAGATCGCACTATCGAGTGCCCGATCACCTCGAGCCCGGATTGGATGATCGTCAATTGACGAGATTGCTCGGTCTCGGGATTGCCGATGAATCTATTCCTGACAAGAGTCAATCTGCTACCAATAAAACAACTACGACGACGAGCAGCCACTCCAATGTTGCTACCGCCACCaccgccaccaccaccaccaccagcaCCGCCGCCACCAGCACTGCCACTGTCACGAGCAATACCAACGTTTCCGTCACAAACAACCTGGAGAAACCATTCCGTAAAAGTACTACCGGAATTGCTGATCTTACCGAAGATGAAATTAAATCAAGACTCGAGAAACAACGCAGCAGCGATCCTTGGCACAGTTTTGTCGATGAAAATGTCATACTTAAACGTGGCTTCGTCAACAAACGGAAAGGTCTCTTTGCCAGAAGAAGAATGCTTCTGCTCACGACGGGTCCTCATCTCTATTACGTCGATCCCGTCAACATGGTACTCAAAGGTGAAATCCCCTGGAGTCCGGAACTCAGGGTTGaaccgaaaaatttcaagatcttCTTCGTCCATACG CCTAACAGAACGTATTATCTGGAAGAACCCGAAGGTTTTGCTCTGGAGTGGTGCCGAGCGATCGAAGAAATGCGGGTCCATTGTTACGGGCTCAGAGAAAAGATCGAGGGCTAA